A stretch of DNA from Sphingomonas sp. SORGH_AS_0879:
ATATGCTCGCCATGGATATGGACATAGCGGAGGACCATAAGCATCGTCTTATGACCGCTAATTTTCTGGATCGTAGGCAAATCGATCCCTGCCTTCACCAGACGGGTGATAGCGGTGTGCCGCATGACGTGCGGGGTCACCTTCCTAGGGTCCAATCCCGCTCGCTCTACAACGCGTAGAAACTGCTTTGCCATGCTCACCCGATGAGGATGCTTCCCTTCGCGGCGATGCGAAGGGAAAAGCCATTCAGAGCTATTTCCCCGCCCTTCTAAGTGGGCACGGATCATATCGGTAAGGGCCGGAGTGATAGGTTGCTGACGCTCGCCTGCCTTCGCTTCGGGGATGTAAATACGGCGCGACGCAAGGTCGATATCGCAAACACGAATGCGTACGATTTCCCCATGCCTCATGGCAGTGTTCAGCCCGCAAGCGATGAACAGCCAAATCAGAGGGTCTTGGTCAGCTACCGCCGCCGCCATAAGTTTGGCGATGTCGGAATCGGAGAGGATCACGATACGCTTACGGAGTTCAGCCCCCTTCTCGATCTCTGGCACCGCTTCGGGCTTTAACCACCCCCATTTGACCAACCGGCGAAACAAATGAGACAGGGTAGCCAACTCCCGGTTGACCGTTGCCTGCTTGATCCCGGTTTTAAGGCGTGTCCGCACGTATTCCTGCACCAGCGCCCCGGTGATCGCATTCGCCTTATAAGGGCCGAAAAACGGAACAAAGAGTTGGTCAACATGCTGCCGCTTGGCCTTCATGTTCCGCCCACCGCCCTCTTCCAGGCGCTCCATGTACTTCAACGCCTGCTCGCGGAAGGATGGATGCGACTTCCTGCCCTTGGGGAGGTTTAGGCGCTCCTCGCGAGCCTGCGTCCTTAGTGCCTCCAAAGCCTCTTCGGCCTGATGCCGCGTAACGCCTTCGCTTTCCCTGCCAATGACACGGTGTATGCGTTGGTTATCGACCATCACGTTGACACTGTACGCTATATCGCCGTTAGCCATGCGTTTTGCAGTGATGCCATGCTCAGACAGTGATTTTCCTGGCCCTAGCACTTTGATAGCCGGACGAGTAAGCTTTGTGAATCGAATCGCCATGTCTGCGACGCTATATTGCAAGACTATCTAGAGTCAAACCCCCACGTCCCCGCCATTTCTTTATGGCATCTAAAGTAACGTACGTAATTTTATTACTGTTTTTACTTATAGTTTACTTGATAAAATCCGCATTTTCCGACCGATGCCGCGATTTTGCCTTGACGCCTTCGGGCCACAACATCATATGCGCGCCGCAACGAGGAGCACAATGATGCCACGCCGAGCTACAATCCAAATTACCGTTCATCCTGACGGACGCGTTTCGCGTAAAGATGCTGCTGAATATTTGGGCCTGTCAGCAAAAACTTTAGCGGAACGGCAACGCAAGGGGCTGCGCCCCCACAGCGTAAAGGTCGGTGGTCGACGCTTCTATTTTCTTCAAGAGCTCGACAGTTTTGTTAATCAATAATCTGAAAATCTATTCAACGTCGCATGCCCCTGCCTACAAGAACTGAATATCGTTACACATCAGATTTGAGCCGGTTTAAGAGCACATTTTCCAAAGCCAGTGGACCAGACACAGAGGGGTAAAATTCCTCTGTATGGGGCTATAAACGGAAAATTTGGTGCATCCGCCTACGCATATCGGCATCCAATTGCTCTCTAGGGTTGGATCATCTGCACGTGTGAGAAATCGGCGATAAACGCCCACTCACGCAAATCATTCAATTTAACTTTTTCCGCTCTTCTGCCTGCCCTGAAAATATGGAAAATGAGGCTTACGCGTTAACATTCACATGACCAAATTAAACGTTAGATTTTATTCCTAATGTTTAATTTAGGTCTATTTTTCAACAGTGTTAGCCCGGCGTATGGCGACTTTACGCTTGAATTCCTGCTCTATTCACGCTAGAGCATCCCACGGTTAGGGGATTCGTTCCCCTATACCTATAGAAGGGGCCTCCTTTCTCTTCTCTCTCCCTTCTCTTTCTTTAATTTATAGAAGGATTAAGATTCTCAATAAAAAATAGTAATAATAAGATTACAATATGAATATGATGACTACCGAAGGATTCACTTCACTGAATCCTTATGATGGTTTAGTAACACCATCTTTTGATGAATTCGAAAAAGGAATTTATCTAAATCTTCGTTTAGAGCCTTTTACTAACGAAGCAAAATTTCTGATTGAAGAGATTCTATCAAACTCGACACAGGTCAGCGGCCCCAAGCGCCCCTTTGAGGCAGCCGTAGGCGCGTTGGTAGGTGACATGCTTCGGGTAAGGGCATCTGGGCCGGAGAGATACGGCTTTCGAACCGTAAAAAAGCAGTCTTTCACTGGTGAGTTTGTCGGATACCGACCCTTCATACGGGCAGCAGAACACCTTAAAAACATGAATCTGATAGGTTGGAACAAGGGTCAAAATGCGACCTATGTTTCGGCCGGGATAGCTAGCCGTTTTTGGTCGATGGATTCACTTCTAAGCTTAGCAAAAAGCTTCGGAATAACTCCGGAAAACTACAAGCAGCACTTCCGCCGCCGTTCCGGCATGAGGGGGACAGCAAACTATGTCACCCTAAAGTCAGCTTCTCGGAAAACCAGGGAAACATACGGCGCAAAGATCGCCGGGCGTGACATGGGGCTACCGGTTGGGAACAATCATGTTTTTCGCTATCAACAAGAAATGCGCGCAATAAATGAAGCGCTTTTCAGACATGACTATAGCTTTGAATTTTCCGGTCTGCGTCGCTTGTTTAACAACGGTGATACGACCGGGGAGACCCTCAATGAGGGCGGCAGAATGTACGCTATTGGCGGTGGATATCAGCAGATGCCCAAGGCCAAACGAAGCAAAATACTGATAAACGGCCTACCGACCGTGGAGATCGATTTGTCAGGAAGCCATTATACGATTGCAACGCTCTTGCTTGACCAACCATACAACCGAGACATCGATCCTTACTCGGTACCTGGATATCCACGGGAGATTGTAAAGTCGTTTGTAAACGCCAGCATGGGCAATGGAAAACCGATCCATCATTGGCCCAACCATATTAAAGAATCATACGGTGAAAACGAAGACGGCTTACTCGATGTCAATGAAGCAGATAAAGAAAGTCCACGCAAGGAAAACGAATTAAGAACAGCAACTATCGAAGCAGGAAAGATTTACACCGGTAATCTCGAAGCGGACTGGCCAATCAAAAATATGAAAGCCGATGTGCTCCCTCACTTCCCCATACTTAAGATGATAGAGGACAACGGCATATTTTGGGGCAAGCTTCAATTTGAAGAAAGCTGCGTGATCGTAGAAGCAGTGCATCGGCTGTCGGTTGAAATGGGTATTCCTACGTTGCCAATTCACGATTCTCTGATAGTTCCTAACCAAGATCAAGAAGCGGGGCGTCAGGTTTTTGAACAGTTCTTCTTTGAACGCTTCGGTTCGATTCCACGAATTAAATAAACAGCTATTCAAAGCCCCGTACAGCCAATGTTTTTGGAAGTGGCACCCCGCATCCAAAAACTCGAAAAATCTTCTGTACGGGGCTATATGAGCTATGACGTGACCCCCGTTTCTTCATCCAACTGGAAGTAGAGACCGTCTCCTTAAAGGGACGGACGGAATGAAGCGGAAGCAGTTTTCGGAAGAGCAGATCATCGGCATCCTGAAGGAGGCCGAGGCGGGTGCGGTGGTGACGGAGCTGTGCCGCAAGCACGGGATGTCGAGCGCGACTTACTATGCGTGGAAGGCGAAGTTCGGCGGCCTGGAGGTGTCCGACGCAAAGCGCCTGCGGTCGCTCGAAGAGGAGAACGCCCGGCTCAAACGGCTACTGGCGGACACGATGCTGGACAATGCGGGGTTGAAAGACCTGCTGTCAAAAAAGTGGTGACGCCCGCCGCGAAGCGGCAAGCGGTCGCGCATCTCCAGGCGACGCTGGGGATGAGCGAGCGGCGGGCATGCACGGTCGTTGGGGCAGACCGCACGAGCATGCGGTATCGCTCGTGCCGGGCGGATGATGGCGACCTGCGGTCGCGGCTGCGCGAGCTGGCGCAGCAACGCCGACGGTTCGGCTATCGGCGTCTGCACATCCTGCTGCGCCGGGACGGCATCACGATCAACCGCAAGAAGACCCAGCGGCTCTATCGTGAGGAGGGTTTGACGGTCAGGCGCCGGAAGGGACGAAGGCGCGCCACAGGCAGCCGTGCGCCCGCGTCAGTGCTGGCGCTTCCCAACCAGCGCTGGAGTCTGGACTTCGTCCACGACCAGCTCGTGACCGGCCGTCGGTTCCGCGTGCTCAACATCGTCGATGACGTCACGCGCGAATGCCTTCGGGCGGTGGTGGACACGTCGATCTCGGGCCGGCGGGTCGTGCGCGAGCTGGCCGATCTGATCGCCGAGCGTGGCAGGCCGAAGATGATCGTCAGCGACAACGGGACCGAACTGACGTCGAACGCGGTGCTCGCCTGGTCCGGCGATGCCCGCATCGAGTGGCATTACATCGCGCCGGGCAAGCCCACGCAGAACGGGTTCGTCGAGAGCTTTAACGGTCGCATGCGCGACGAGCTGCTCAACGAGACGCTGTTCTTCACCATCGGTCAGGCCCGCTCGATTCTGGCCCGCTGGGTCGACGACTACAACAACGAGCGTCCGCACTCCTCGCTCGGCTACGCCACTCCGGCAGCCTTCGCTGCCGGGCTCGAACAGCAACGGGCGGGGTTAACCCCGCCCGTTGCTTCACCTGCGCTTATGCGCGAAAACCACGGTCGGTCTCTGGTTGCCGCTGGATGAAAGACCGGGGTCACGTCACCGCCACCAATTGGGACGTGAACTGGCCCCCATTTCGACCGGACGGATTTGAGCCTAGGAAGGAGGCTTGGGGCTATCCCCTGAGCATAGGCTTATGTCCGTGTCCGAGATCATCACCGACGGCGGTCGTCGCCGTCACTGGAGCACGCCCGAGAAGCTGAGGATCGTCGAGGAGACGCTCGATGGTCGGGAGAGCATATCGGTGGTGGCGCGCCGCAACGGCGTGGCGCCGAACCTGCTGTACCGTTGGCGGCGGCTGATGCTGGAAGGCGGGAGCGTTGCAGTTGCCGGCGACGACGACGTGACCAGCAACCGGCAGGTCCGCGAGATGGAAACCCGCATCCGCGAACTGGAGCGCCAGCTCGGGCGCAAGACGCTGGAGGTCGAGATACTGAAGGAGGCGCTGGAGCGCTCGCGCCCAAAAAAAGCGAGCTTGCTCATGCACTCGCCGCTGCCGGAGACTATCCGGTGAGCCTGGTCGCCAGCACGCTCGGGGTCGGGCGTTCGACGGTGTACGACCGCCTGACGGGAACCACCAGGACGCGCGGGCCGTACGCCAAGGCCGACGACACGGATCTGCTGCCCTGCATTCGCCAGATCGCCGCGCAACGGCCAACATACGGCTACCGCCGCATCGCGGCGGTCCTCAATCGGCAGCGGCGCGCCGAAGGACTTGCGCCGGTCAACCACAAGCGCGTCTACCGCATCATGGCGGCGGACCGCCTGCTGCTGGCGCGGCGCTACGCCGAGCGAGCCGACTATGGGCATGACGGCGTCGTAGTGACGATCCGCTCGAACCTGCGCTGGTGCTCCGACGGCTTCGAGTTCACCTGCTGGAACGGTGAGGTCGTGCGCGGTGCCTTCATCATCGACGCCCATGACCGCGAGATCATCTCGTGGCGCGCGGTTGCCAATGCCGGCATCAGCGGCTCGGACGTGCGCGACATCATGCTGGAAGCCGTGGAAACCCGCTTCGGCACCATGCGCGCGGCGACACCGGTCGAGATGCTGTCGGACAACGGTTCGGCCTATACCGCCTGCGAAACACGGACCTTTGCCCGGCAGCTGGGCCTCAAACCCTGCTTCACCCCCGTCCGCAGCCCGCAGTCCAACGGCATCTCGGAGGCCTTCGTCCATACCCTCAAACGGGATTACGTCCGCGTCTCGCCGCTGCCGGACGCACTCACCGCGTTGACATCGCTTGCCGGATGGATCGAGGACTACAACGACAACCACCCCCATTCAGGGCTCAAAATGCGTTCGCCGCGCGAGCATCGCGCACTGGTTTCTGCAACCGCTTGAACCCGTCCGGTGAAACGGGGGCCAGATCACCCCTGAGCATAGGCTTATGTCCGTGTCCGAGATCATCACCGACGGCGGTCGTCGCCGTCACTGGAGCACGCCCGAGAAGCTGAGGATCGTCGAGGAGACGCTCGATGGTCGGGAGAGCATATCGGTGGTGGCGCGCCGCAACGGCGTGGCGCCGAACCTGCTGTACCGTTGGCGGCGGCTGATGCTGGAAGGCGGGAGCGTTGCAGTTGCCGGCGACGACGACGTGACCAGCAACCGGCAGGTCCGCGAGATGGAAACCCGCATCCGCGAACTGGAGCGCCAGCTCGGGCGCAAGACGCTGGAGGTCGAGATACTGAAGGAGGCGCTGGAGCGCTCGCGCCCAAAAAAAGCGAGCTTGCTCATGCACTCGCCGCTGCCGGAGACTATCCGGTGAGCCTGGTCGCCAGCACGCTCGGGGTCGGGCGTTCGACGGTGTACGACCGCCTGACGGGAACCACCAGGACGCGCGGGCCGTACGCCAAGGCCGACGACACGGATCTGCTGCCCTGCATTCGCCAGATCGCCGCGCAACGGCCAACATACGGCTACCGCCGCATCGCGGCGGTCCTCAATCGGCAGCGGCGCGCCGAAGGACTTGCGCCGGTCAACCACAAGCGCGTCTACCGCATCATGGCGGCGGACCGCCTGCTGCTGGCGCGGCGCTACGCCGAGCGAGCCGACTATGGGCATGACGGCGTCGTAGTGACGATCCGCTCGAACCTGCGCTGGTGCTCCGACGGCTTCGAGTTCACCTGCTGGAACGGTGAGGTCGTGCGCGGTGCCTTCATCATCGACGCCCATGACCGCGAGATCATCTCGTGGCGCGCGGTTGCCAATGCCGGCATCAGCGGCTCGGACGTGCGCGACATCATGCTGGAAGCCGTGGAAACCCGCTTCGGCACCATGCGCGCGACGACACCGGTCGAGATGCTGTCGGACAACGGTTCGGCCTATACCGCCTGCGAAACACGGACCTTTGCCCGGCAGCTGGGCCTCAAACCCTGCTTCACCCCCGTCCGCAGCCCGCAGTCCAACGGCATCTCGGAGGCCTTCGTCCATACCCTCAAACGGGATTACGTCCGCGTCTCGCCGCTGCCGGACGCACTCACCGCGTTGACATCGCTTGCCGGATGGATCGAGGACTACAACGACAACCACCCCCATTCAGGGCTCAAAATGCGTTCGCCGCGCGAGCATCGCGCACTGGTTTCTGCAACCGCTTGAACCCGTCCGGTGAAACGGGGGCCAGATCAGGACGGGTGAGGCGGAGCCAATTCCAAGGCTTCCACTACAGGGGCAGTTAGCCGACGCTCATAGTTACCATCGTCCAGAATGGCTGCCACTGCCTATGGTTGATGTTCCCGTCCAGATTTGCAGCAAGATCGCCATCATGGCGGGTTTTTAGAGACACACGGGTCGCCTCCATTTGCTTTTCAGCGCATCCGCCTACGAGGTTTGCAAAAACATTTTCTATTTCAGGCTTGGCTCTTTTTAAAATGGAACTTCATCATCGTCATCGTCGCCCAGTTCGAAGAGATTGAAGCCAGACGTCCAATCCGAATCCTGGGAGCCGTAATCTTCTCCAAGCTTTTCGTAACGACGAGGCCTTCCTGAGTCGTCATTCTCTACATATATTGCTCCTGGCAGTACTGCATATCGCCTCCCTTTCAAGCTTGACCTCAATCGTGAAGCGATACCGGGGAGCTCCAATGCAAGGTTTGTTGCAGATGCATCAAAGAACGAAACACCGCTATCCCTCAAAATTTGGAAAAGAGGACTGGCTTCAACCGCTTCGGCAGCTCCGGGCAATCTCCAACTCTTTCTTATTGCAGCTTCATATATTAGCAGCCAATGCTCTCCGTGAAGGTCCTGTGCCTCAACCGGGGACATCCAATCTGATATGGCACCTCTACCTGTCAGCAGCCCGCGCGCACGAAGCATGAATACAAGGCATGCACACATACTATTCTCTACACGAGCTACTAACGCAGTCGCTTTGGCACTAAGCTTCAATTCTAAAGATCGACACAACCACAATGTCCATACGACTTCGTAGTGATTGTTGTATGGTGCATGGGCTTCTATCATATATTCCGCGAATTTTTGTACGCGGTCAGATATTTCATACCCTATAGCCGCATATGTGCACAGTATCTTTATGACTGAATCAAGGCAATTTGAATTTTCTCTTGCCACTCTAATAAGATATGACTCGTATATCTCCCAGTTTTGTCGCATTATCGAAATGCGGGAGGTTTTCCTGATAGAATAAGACGCTATGCTCTCATCAGGCCATGTTTTTGAAAGTCGCACGATTTCGGTGAAGAATCGCATAAGATCGCGACGCTGGTCTGTGCCAGAAGAGATTTTCATTTGTGCAATATCGCCGGGCCACGTCTCTTCGTTAAATTCCAAAGAATCGATTATTCGTGTCTTGTCGGCATTCAGTTGGAGATCAAATTCCAATACTGACTCACGTAACGCCGCCAAGAATGTCTCGGCGTCTACATGTGAATCAAAGCACAGAAAAAAATCATCCATATATCTATAGCCGCCCTTTAGCCCCTCCATGACCTTCGTCGGGATTAGCGACTCGATGGCTAAAAGAATGATCTCCGATATAATTCTTGACGTGTCCGGCCCAACAGGTATCCCTACGGTTTGACCATCTTGGCAGGATCTCATTAGTAGGTCTAATTTATTCCCGTACACTGTTGGATCATCTAAGCGCCTATTTCGCTTGCCAACCTTTTTAGTGTGAAGGGCCCAGGGAATGGAATGGGTATAAATCGTATGATAGAAGCTCAAAACGTCTGTTTGCAAAATAACTTTTGTCGTTGAATATGCTTTTATTCGAATTTCTCCCAGCCTTGATATCTTAGGCATGGCAACCGCTCGGCCATCGCCTTCAACGATATTTACCGTTGTTAAACTTAAATTTGATAAACCCGACAGATTTTCGAGTTTATCTTGATGCTCTGCAATGAGATCAGAAATATAATATTGGTTTATAGGATTTGGAACGCCAAGCATTCTCCGGGAATGCCCCTTTCTTGCCATATTAAATCTGGCAAACCGAGATAGGGGAGGATAAGCGCGGCGCTGTTGAGCGTTCAGTCCTGCCTCATGCGCAGACAACAATGGTATGATTTGATCCAATTTGTCTGAAAATCTTTGTGTAGTGAAAGGCGGTGGAAGCTCCTTAGGGAAATATCCCCGGCCAATAAGAATTTTCAGCCGAGCTTCCTTATCCATACCTCTTCTCCTTTAACCGCCAATGATATCTACAATCATGTATAGCGCAATGACATTTTGCCTACGCAAAGCTCCATTTTGGCGATGAAGTGCAATCGTTTGCGGATGGTAATAGATAGGCTTTGGCCTTTAACGACGGATGTCAGCCATAAACACCAAACCGCTAGAAGGCCCTACTCAAATCAACACCATTGCAACCTTACGCTACCAATATGATTACAAGGTCATAGCAAAGGAGCGATCATGTCGGACGAAGCCGTAAACGTGAATGCCGTAGAGTTGGCAACGGACCTGACTATCGCGTGGTTGGGCAACCCGAACACCCGTACCCCTGCCGATGAAGTACCCGCCTTTCTCGGCAAAATGCATGAAACGGTGTCAGCATTGCTCGGCGGCGGTAGTGCCCAAGCCGCCGAACAAGGGGCTCCTACCGAATACACCCCCGCTGTATCGGTTCGGAAGTCGCTGGCCTCCAAAGACCACATTATCTCGATGATCGACGGCAAGCCTTACAAAACGCTTCGCCGTCACCTCGCCACCAACGGCCTTACCCCCGAAGAGTACCGGGATCGCTATGGCCTTAAGGCTGATTATCCCATGGTTTCCGAAACGTATTCGGAAAGCCGTCGCGCGATGGCGAAAAAGATCGGCCTGGGGCGCAAGCCCGGTCAAAGTCCGAAGGCGGCACAAGCTGCAAAGCCGGAAGCGAAGCCCACACGTAAGGGGAAGTCGATCTCGGATGCCAAGGCCGCTGCACAGGCACATTTGGGCAGCTCTAGCGAATAGTCGAGACGGGGACAGGGCCAACCCTGCCCCCCCTCCAACGTCACTCATCCTCGGCGGCTACTAGGGCATCCATCAATTGGCCCCGTAGGCGCGTCCTCCCCGCCACGCTCCGACAGAATGCGTCATCTGCAAAAGCGCGATAGACGCTGGCCCGACCGATACCCAACCGCTTGGCAATCTCGGTAGCGCCGATACCTTCTGTACGAAGAGCATTGATCGCGGTGATATCGATCGAAGGCTTCCGCCCCTTATAAACGCCAGCAGCTTTGGCCTTCGCAATGCCCTCCATCTGACGCTCCTTACGGATTGCGGTTTCAAACTGGGCAAAAACACCAAGCATTTGAAGAAAGGCAACGCCAGCGGGAGTCGAGGTATCAATCGGCTGCTCTGTTGCCCGCAAAAAAGCCCCCCGCTCTTTCAGCATGGCAACAATCTTCTCTAGATCGGCAACCGACCGCGCAAGGCGGTCAATCCGGGTGACCATCAGCGTATCGCCAGAGCGGATAAAGGATAAGATCGTATCCAATTCTGCCCTACCCTCGACCGTCGTGCCTGAACGCTGCTCCGACCGAATGATAGTGCAACCGGCGGCGCGCAACGTGGCTTCCTGGATTTCGCAATTCTGATCGTCGGTGGAAACGCGGGCGTAGCCGATGATGGTCGACATGGCGGAATGTCCCAATAGCCTCTAGACCAAAACACTCTGCTGTCTCAACCAGCGTAAGTCAACCCTATTGGGACAGCCCCAGCGTCTCATTCATTTGTCTCGTTCGGGTATACCCATTTGACTGCATCTGCTGTTACCAGGCAACGCCCTTCCAGTGGCATCTCCTACGGCTAAAACGGCGATCCACATGAGGCTGAGTCAGGAATGCCGCCTGGGAAGCTGCGTACGAGCGGAAACCCAATTAAAGCGGACCAAGCGCTCGATCTGAATTCTTCAAGTGTAATGGCGCGTCGGAATTTTTTGCTGCCGCCGCACAATCCTCGCTTTGCTGGCAGCCATCAGCATAAACGAGTCGCCTGACGCGAAGCCTGTGACTTACCTTGGGACATTGCTATCTGATGGGGTTGCAAGATGCGAAAATCGCGAATAGCCTGCGGTTAGCGAGGTCAAGATGATTAACAGGCTGTATTTGGGTAACTTTAGGGCGTTTAAAGATCAGGAATTTAAGTTCCGACGCCTAAATATATTTGTAGGAAAGAACAATTCTGGCAAATCTAGCGCCATTAGCGCGCTCAATGTGTTGGCGCAAACATTCAATGACCAAGACTTGGATGGAACCCCACTACTGTTAAACGGTCCATTTGATAATCTCGGTACATATATTGACGTCGTGAATGGCAACCACCCGCGCCGGAAAATATCAATAGAGATAGACGTGGACGGGTATCATTTAAAGACAGAATACAAATACAGAACGCAACGCCGCCAGATAGATCTTACTTACTTTGAATTATTCAATAAGGGCAAGTCTACAGTTCGCTTTGTTCAAAGGAAAGATGCCTATGATTTCGCGATAGGCGGGGAAGCATATGAAAAGCTTTTTCCTGACATGCCTAAACGTCGACCGCGTTTTAGAAATTTCTGGCCAATTACGCTTGGGGTAAATAGGTTCGCGCCCGCCCCAGGAGGCATGGCCGCGTCTAGCAGCAAGGTTCGAGATGCAGAGCGGGTCGTACTACAAGCCCGCAGATCGTTCGATGCACATTTCTCTAGCTTCGATACCATTTCGCCATTTCGAGACAAGCCGCAACGAACTTATCTATACTCTGGGGAAACCGCACGCAAAATCGGGGTCACTGGATCGAATACAGCTACCATGCTTGCGTCTGATTCAGCAAAGCGAGGTTCGCAGAAAAAGCATTTGGTCGATAACATATCAAACTGGTTTCAATACACCGGCATAGCCAAGGGCCTTGAAGTTGTCAGCTTAACTCCGCGCCATTTTGAAATATGTCTTATAAGCAATGATGGCACTAAGCACAACATTTGTGATGTTGGCTTTGGATGCAGTCAAGTTCTACCGGTTCTAACCGCAGGGCTAAATCTTTTTGGTGCCGATAACAGCCCGAGGCATTCCCAGATATTGGTTGTGCAGGAACCCGAGATACATTTGCACCCGAATGCACAGGCCGCGATGGGCTCCTTCTTTGTTAGCCTTGTATCAGGCGGCGGACAGGTTTTTGTTGAAACACACAGCGATAATATGGTTCTAAGGATTGCCCGGCACGTCGCGCTCGGCGACATACCTTATCAAGACGTTGCTATATTTTTTGTTTCAGACGAGGGGGAGGAGCGGGTGACGCCTATTCACCTGACCCAATCCGGTAAATTTGTACCCGACTTTCCAGGCGGCTTCTTCCCGCAAAGACAAGCCGAGAGCTTGGAAATTGCCCGAGCAGGATTAAGGCCTCATATTGTGCCTGAGCCATCCCAGCAGATGACTTTCGTCTACCCGGAATTGAAGAAATGAATCCGCATG
This window harbors:
- a CDS encoding AAA family ATPase; this encodes MINRLYLGNFRAFKDQEFKFRRLNIFVGKNNSGKSSAISALNVLAQTFNDQDLDGTPLLLNGPFDNLGTYIDVVNGNHPRRKISIEIDVDGYHLKTEYKYRTQRRQIDLTYFELFNKGKSTVRFVQRKDAYDFAIGGEAYEKLFPDMPKRRPRFRNFWPITLGVNRFAPAPGGMAASSSKVRDAERVVLQARRSFDAHFSSFDTISPFRDKPQRTYLYSGETARKIGVTGSNTATMLASDSAKRGSQKKHLVDNISNWFQYTGIAKGLEVVSLTPRHFEICLISNDGTKHNICDVGFGCSQVLPVLTAGLNLFGADNSPRHSQILVVQEPEIHLHPNAQAAMGSFFVSLVSGGGQVFVETHSDNMVLRIARHVALGDIPYQDVAIFFVSDEGEERVTPIHLTQSGKFVPDFPGGFFPQRQAESLEIARAGLRPHIVPEPSQQMTFVYPELKK